The Magnolia sinica isolate HGM2019 chromosome 10, MsV1, whole genome shotgun sequence genome includes a window with the following:
- the LOC131217659 gene encoding uncharacterized protein LOC131217659, with product MSSHSMRVAADDVRMPIDDDLCEVTTSAPNDPVSDCSKTDVFTIPPKYAPIEHLKKWRKATLALNAARRFRYTLDSKRAEERETLRRRAAVQKSNDICYYLIEVANSTRMHTCANFEARVYDLSFPYGWK from the exons ATGAGCTCTCATAGTATGCGTGTGGCTGCAGACGATGTGAGGATGCCGATCGACGACGATCTGTGCGAGGTGACAACATCGGCCCCCAACGACCCGGTCTCGGACTGCAGCAAGACGGACGTCTTCACCATTCCTCCCAAGTATGCGCCGATCGAGCATCTCAAGAAATGGAGG AAAGCAACGTTGGCTCTAAATGCGGCTCGTCGGTTTCGATATACATTGGACTCAAAAAGGGCAGAAGAGAGAGAAACATTAAGAAGAAGG GCAGCTGTGCAAAAGAGTAATGACATATGTTATTATCTTATAGAGGTTGCTAATTCTACACGCATGCACACCTGTGCTAATTTTGAAGCACGTGTGTatgatctgagctttccatatgGTTGGAAATGA